A stretch of Cicer arietinum cultivar CDC Frontier isolate Library 1 chromosome 5, Cicar.CDCFrontier_v2.0, whole genome shotgun sequence DNA encodes these proteins:
- the LOC101511033 gene encoding serrate RNA effector molecule-like, protein MAEVINLPPESHDRSPITAAPPPPDDDLPPPPLPRRRDHRDDRDFDRRPHRGGRGGGRGGYYNRDRDVKRRRSPSPNHRDRRYSPPPPRRSPPPYKRPRRGSPHGPDDRFGYDHFGGYERGVGGRPGYADEKPGGRFAHRPGRAGYRNGIADLDANRGYGDLPSGGARREGLMSYKQFIQELEDDILPSEAERRYQEYKSEYISTQKRAYFNAHKGEEWLKDKYHPTNLLTVIERRNENARRLAKDFLLDLQSGTLDLNPGLNSTASIRSEQASEPNSEEETDAGGKRRRYGRGSNKDSDFSAAPKAHPVSSEPRRIQADIQQVQAVVRKLDKEKGIEDNILCTSDHNKNGDKAHSGSVGPVIIIRGLTSIKGLEGVELLDTLITYLWRIHGVDYYGMLETNEAKGFRHVRPEGARHEETGKLGSEWETNLDSFWQRRLDGQDPLEVMTAKEKIDAAAADVLDPHVRKIRDEKYGWKYGCGAKGCTKLFHAVEFVYKHLKLKHTELVLELTSKLREDLYFQNYMNDPVAPGSMPVMQQPQKDTSLKRRLLDGRLKDDRGNRRDQDRNDRTNGDRPDSSPSREKQLGNRDETMYDTYGGPALPPFNSDMPPPPVLMPVPGAGPLGPFVPAPPEVAMQMFRDQGSSSFDPSGMMMRAGPHMGGQASIIAVPPAFRSDPRRMRSYQDLDAPEEEVTVIDYRSL, encoded by the exons ATGGCGGAGGTAATTAACTTACCTCCCGAATCTCACGACCGATCTCCAATTACCGCCGCTCCTCCTCCTCCCGACGACGATCTCCCACCTCCGCCTCTCCCTCGTCGCAGAGACCATCGTGACGACAGGGATTTCGACCGCCGTCCTCACCGTGGTGGCCGAGGTGGCGGACGGGGTGGTTACTACAATCGTGATAGAGATGTCAAGCGCCGTCGTAGTCCTAGCCCTAACCACCGTGACCGCAGATATTCTCCTCCTCCGCCTCGACGTTCTCCTCCTCCTTATAAGCGACCAAGACGGGGTAGTCCTCATGGACCTGATGACAg ATTTGGTTATGATCACTTTGGTGGCTATGAACGTGGAGTGGGTGGAAGGCCTGGTTATGCAGATGAGAAGCCTGGTGGCAGGTTTGCACATCGACCTGGAAGGGCCGGATATCGAAATGGAATTGCTG ATCTGGATGCCAACCGTGGCTATGGAGATTTGCCAAGTGGGGGTGCACGAAG AGAGGGGTTGATGTCCTATAAGCAATTCATTCAGGAGCTTGAAGATGATATACTGCCCTCTGAAGCTGAGCGTAG ATACCAAGAGTACAAATCAGAGTATATTTCTACACAAAAACGAGCTTATTTCAATGCTCACAAGGGTGAGGAATG GTTGAAAGATAAATATCATCCAACAAACTTACTTACGGTAATTGAAAG GAGGAATGAAAATGCTCGACGCCTGGCAAAGGATTTTTTGCTTGATTTGCAAAGTGGAACACTAGACCT AAATCCAGGTTTAAACTCCACTGCATCTATTAGATCAGAGCAAGCCAGTGAGCCAAATTCAGAGGAGGAAACAGATGCCGGTGGTAAACGAAGAAGATATGGCAGGGGATCTAATAAGGATAGTGATTTCTCAGCTGCTCCAAAAGCTCACCCTGTCAGTTCTGAACCTAGAAGGATACAAGCCGATATTCAACAGGTTCAGGCTGTTGTTCGTAAACTTGACAAGGAAAAAGGGATTGaagataatattttatgtacCAGTGATCACAACAAAAATGGTGATAAGGCTCACAGTGGATCTGTGGGCCCTGTAATAATTATCCGTGGCCTAACATCTATCAAGGGCTTAGAGGGTGTTGAGCTACTGGATACACTTATAACATACCTTTGGCGGATTCATGGTGTAGATTATTATGGAATGCTTGAGACTAACGAGGCCAAGGGTTTTAGGCATGTGAGACCAGAAGGAGCAAGGCATGAAGAAACAGGTAAATTGGGGTCAGAATGGGAGACAAACCTTGATTCATTTTGGCAGAGAAGGTTGGATGGCCAGGATCCATTGGAAGTAATGACTGCAAAGGAGAAGATAGATGCTGCAGCAGCTGATGTGTTGGATCCACATGTTAGAAAAATTAGGGATGAAAAGTATGGATGGAAGTATGGTTGTGGAGCCAAGGGTTGCACAAAGCTTTTTCATGCGGTTGAGTTTGTGTACAAACATCTCAAGCTAAAACACACAGAGCTTGTTTTGGAACTAACATCCAAATTGCGTGAAgatctttattttcaaaattacatGAA TGATCCTGTTGCTCCTGGTTCAATGCCTGTCATGCAGCAACCTCAG AAGGACACCTCTTTAAAGAGAAGATTATTGGATGGCCGGTTGAAAGATGACCGGGGGAATCGGCGAGACCAGGATAGGAATGACAGAACAAATGGAGATAGGCCTGACAGTTCCCCATCCCGTGAAAAGCAGTTGGGAAACCGTGATGAAACGATGTATGATACATATGGAGGGCCTGCTTTACCTCCATTCAACTCAGATATGCCCCCTCCTCCAGTTTTGATGCCTGTACCTGGCGCTGG GCCTTTGGGACCCTTTGTTCCTGCTCCACCAGAAGTTGCCATGCAGATGTTTAGGGATCAAGGATCATCTTCATTTGATCCATCAGGAATGATGATGCGTGCTGGTCCTCACATGGGGGGACAGGCCTCTATAATTGCTGTTCCTCCAGCCTTTAGATCCGATCCTCGACGGATGCGAAG TTATCAAGATTTGGATGCCCCAGAAGAAGAAGTTACTGTCATAGACTATCGGAGCTTGTAG